One Candidatus Polarisedimenticolia bacterium genomic window, CGCCTGGCCAATCGTCCTCGGGGCCTGCTACGCGCCATTCTTTACTCAAATGCGCTACCGAATTCCGGCGGATCCGGCCCTCTTCCTCCTGGGAGCCTGCGCCGTGGAACACGCCCTGCGGCGGAACCTGCTGGGCGAGATCGGGTCCTCGCTGCGCGTCCTGTGGGAAGGGTGGAAGCGGATCGCAGTGAAGATCGCGGTGGTTCAGACCGCCATTCTGCTCTTCCTCCTGTTCTCCCTGGTTCTCGGGCCAATCGGGCTTCTCATGAAGCTGTTCCGGAAGGACCCGATGCAGGCCCCGAGGGAGCCGGGGTCCTTCTGGAATCCCCGGGAGCACACCCGGGAGCGCATGGAAGAGTGTGGCCGACAGTTCTGAGGCAGCGGTCCCTCTTTTTTCCCGCTGGCCGAACAATTCGGCCCGATTCGGCGTAGGACGGCATGGCAGAGACTGATACGGTACGAAGAGCGCGGCGGCGGAGCGGGTTCGCGGTGCAACGCGAGTCCGCCGGAGAAACGGATGTCATCCTGACGAGCCGGGAGGCCAGGCAGCTGCTGAAGATCGGGAAGACCAAGCTTCACGAGCTCACGCGCCGTCGGCTGATCCCGGCCTATCGGATTGGGGGAGGCAAGACCTCCGGACTGAGATATTGCCGCAGGGATCTGCTGGCGTGGCTCTACCAGCAGCGAGTCGGCGGGTGAAGGACGGCATACAGTGACGTATCGACTGGATGATCTGACATGGGACTTGAGGAAGGCCTTCTCCCTTCCCGCGGGAGAGGTGATGCGCCGCCTCTCGGGGAGGGCCGTGCGCTACTCGCGAAAGGTCCGGAACCGGCGGCGCGCATCCCACCTGACCGACGCGGCGCTGCTCTCCGCGCTGGCCGCACCGCTGTCTTCGGTGACCGACCTGGTTGCGCGGCGCCGGGAATGCGATCCCCTGGTGCCGGCGTCGTCCCGATGCGCCGCAACCGCGGGCATTCTCCGGGACGAGGCGCCTGGAGCTTGCGAGGCCATCCTGAGGGCGGCGCGATCCGTGGCGGAGGGCACCTTCGACCTCCTGGGATCCGGGCCGGTGAGACTCGGGCCGAATCCGGACTGGCATGTCGACTTCAAGTCCGGCAGGCGATGGGACCGGGCGGCCTATTCCCTGGACATCGTGCAGACCCACGATCAAGGACATGACATCAAGGTTCCCTGGGAGCTGGCCCGACTCCAGCACCTTCCGACGCTCGGGATGGGCTCGGCCTTGAGCGACGACACCGGATTCCGGGAGCGGGCGGTGTCCCAAATCGCCTCGTTCGTCGCCGAGAACCCTGTCTATCGCGGCGTCAATTGGAACTGCTCCATGGACGTGGCCATCCGTGCCGCGCAGATCCTGGCTGCCGAAGGGTATCTTCGCGGGGCCGGTGACGACCGGTTCTGGGCCGAGCTCCTGAAATCCCTGCTGCTCCACGCCCGATTCATTCTCGACAACCTCGAGGACGGACCGGTCCGGGGGAACCACTACCTTTCAAATCTCGCCGGGCTGTTTCTGTGCGGTCTCGGTCTGCCGGAGTTCCGCGAGACTGCGGGATGGACGGAATTTGCACGGGAAAGGCTCGTTGCCGAAATGCAGCGGCAGGTCACGGAGGACGGGCTGGACTATGAAGCCTCTCTTCCCTACCACGCACTCGTCACGGAGATCTTCCTCTTCCCGGCGCTCCTGGCGTCCGAAAAGGGCAGCGGCTTCCCCCGGCCGTATCTGGAGAGACTGGAGAAGATGCTCGAAGCGGTGGCCATTCTGATCCGCCCCGACGGGACGCTTCCGCAGATCGGCGACAACGACGACGGTCGCTTCCTGATCTTCTCCCAGTACCATCGCCCGCGCCGGGACTGGAGACCGCTCCTGGCTCTGGGCGCCTACCTCTACCGCCGCGCCGGGTGGCTCTCGCTCGCCGGTGACGCCTGGGTGGAAGGGGCGTGGGTGCTGGGAGAGCCCTTCCTCCGCTGGCGGAAATCGCTGCAGGCCTCTGCTGCCGTCCCTGACTTCCGCTGTCATGCGTTTCCGGAGGCGGGGATATACCAGCTGGGGGCCGGGAGCATCCAGATGGTGGTGGACGCGGGAAGCGTCGGGCAGAGGAACAACGGCAGCCACGCCCACAACGACACGCTGGCGTTCGACCTCTTCGCGTTCGGCCGGGAGGTCCTGCCCGATCGGGGCACCGGGACCTATTCCCCGGACCTGTCGCAAAGAAATCGATTCCGCTCCACCCGCGCTCACAATACCATCCAGGTCGACGATGCAGAGACGAACCCGTTTCCGGACGAGCCCTTCCGCCTGATTCCCGCCGATTCTCCACGGGTCCTGCGATGGCGCCTGGGGAAGCAATACGCCTACATGCAGGCAGAGCACTTCGCCTACCGGCGCCTTCCTGCCGCAGTCGTCCATCGCCGGAGCATTCTCCTTGACCGCGCCTCGGGGATCTTTCAAATTGAGGACTGGCTCAAGGGAAGGGGCCGGCACCGGTTCCTGGCCAGCTTCCATCTGGCCCCCGGCTGGAGCGTCACCTCCGGGGCCGAGGGGTGGACGGCCCGCAGCCCGAAGGAGGGCCCCACCCTGAGCCTCCGCTGGAAGCGTCCGCCGGAAGAGGCCCGCGTGCGGGTGGAGGACGACCTGCACTCCCCCTCCTATGGAGTCACCGTGAAGGCCCCCACCGTGCGGGTGGAATGGGAGGGGGAGGCGCCCTGCAGGATTCGGTATGCGCTGGTCATTGAAGAGGGAACGAAGCCATGAAGCCATTCTCCATTCGAGGGGAGACACGACGTTGAACATCCTGGGAATTTCCGCTTTCTATCATGACTCGGCCGCCTGCCTCATCCAGGACGGGCGCCTGGTGGCCGCCGCCTCCGAGGAACGATTCACCCGCAAGAAGCACGACGAGGGGTTCCCGCACGAGGCGATCCAATACTGCCTCCGGGCGGGGAAGATCGCGGCGAAGGACCTCGACTACGTCGGTTTCTACGACAAGCCGTTCCTGAAATTCGAGCGTCTCCTGTCCACCTACCTTTCCACCTTCCCGCGGGGATTCCGCTCCTTCTCCAAGGCGATGCCGGTCTGGCTGAAGGAGAAGCTCTGGATCCCGCAGCGGATCCGGAAGGAGCTGAATTACGAGGGAAAGATCCTGTATACGGAGCACCATCTTTCCCACGCCGCCAGCGCGTTTCTGGTGAGTCCCTTCAAGGAGGCCGCCATCCTCACCGTGGACGGCGTGGGGGAGTGGGCCACGGCGAGCTACGGTGTCGGTCGGGACCTTGAGATCGACCTGTTCAAGGAGATCCGCTTCCCCCATTCCCTCGGGCTACTCTACAGCGCCTTCACCTACTACCTTGGATTCAAGGTGAACAGCGCGGAGTACAAGGTCATGGGCCTGGCGCCCTACGGCGTCCCCCGGTACGTCGACCAGGTGAAGAAGCTCATCGAGATCAAGGACGATGGAAGCTTCGAGCTGGACATGAGCTACTTCTCCTACCACCATGGCCTCAAGATGACGAACGGCCGCTTCGCGGACCTGTTTGGCGGCCCGCCGCGGGACCCCGAATCGAAGCTGGACCAGAAACAGAAGGACATCGCGGCGTCGGTGCAGAAGGTCACGGAAGAGGTCATGCTCAAGATGGCCTCCTACCTGCACCGCGAGACGAGGATGGAGAACCTGTGCATGGCGGGGGGCGTGGCCCTGAACTGCGTCGCCAACGGCCGGATCCTGCGGGAAGGCCCCTTCAAGGATCTGTTCATCCAGCCGGCGGCGGGGGACGCGGGGGGCGCCCTCGGCGTGGCGGCCTACATCAATCATTCCCTGCTGGGCAATCCGCGCACCATCCGCATGGACGACGCCTACCTCGGCCCGGAATACGGCGAGGAGGAGATCCTCGAGACCCTCAAGAGGTACGGCGCCCCCTACCGGCGCCTCGAGCGGGACGAGCTGGTCCGGCAGGTGGCGGCCCTCATCGAGGGGCAGACCGTCATCGGCTGGTTCCAGGGCAGAATGGAATTCGGCCCCAGGGCCCTGGGGAGCCGGAGCATCCTGGCCGATGCCCGCAATCCCGAGAACAAGGACGTCGTCAACCTCAAGATCAAGTTCCGGGAGAGCTTCCGGCCCTTCGCCCCGTCGGTCCTGGAGGAGAAGATCGGCGAGTACTTCGAGATCGACAGGCCCAGTCCGTACATGTTGCTGGTGGCCCCCGTCAGGGAGGGGAAGCGAGTGATCCCCTCTGTGACCCACGTGGATCACTCGGCCCGCATCCAGAGCATCAGCCGCGGGCAGAATGCGCTCTACTACGATCTCATCCGGGAGTTCGAGAGCCGGACGGGAGTCCCGGTGATCATCAACACATCGTTCAACGTCCGGGGGGAGCCGATCGTCTGCTCCCCGGAGGACGCGTATCGCTGTTTCATGAGGACCCACATGGACTACCTGGCCATGGGGCCCTACCTGCTGGACAAGAAGAGCCAGCCTCCTCTCAAGGAGGACAAGGACTGGCGTGAAGAGTTCCAACTCGACTGAGGGGAAGAGGAAAGGATCAAGATGAGCTTCAAGAAGTCGGTCATGGAAAAGGTTCAGTTCTGCGCCGAGTTCTGGGATTTCCTGAAGGTCCGCAAGAAGTGGTGGCTGGCGCCCATCATCGTCCTCTGTGTCTTCCTGGGGATCCTGATGGTCCTCACGCACGCGTCCGCTCTGGCGCCGTTCATCTACACGATCTTCTAGCGAAGAAGGGGGCTTCGTTGGTGGAATCGGTCGGGGAGCCGCTCATCTCCGCGGTGGCCATCGCCCGCAATGAAGAACGGACCATCGGATCGTGCATTTCGGCCACGAGGAGGGGCCTATCCTCCGTCGGTGGAGGCGAGGTCCTGCTGGTTGATTCCGCATCCAGCGATCGGACGGTCGAGCGGGCCCTTCGGGAAGGATGTCGAGTTTTCCGGATCCGGAAGGCCTCCCGAATCTGCCCCGCCGCGGCTCGATGGATCGGCGCCTCGTTGACGCGGTCCCGGTATCTCTTGTTCCTGGACGGAGACTGCGAGCTGGAGGAGGGATTCCTGCCCGAGGCCGTGGCCGCTATGGAGGCGGATCCGACCTTGGGAGTCGTCGCCGGTCAGCGCAAGGACTACTACCTTACCCAGGAGGGCAGCGTGCCGGCCTCTGTCGAATATTACCAGGACAGACGGTCGGCCAACGACCGCCGGCACGCCTACGGCGGATGCGCTCTCTACCGGCGAACGGCGCTGGAAGCGGCCGGTTCGTTCAATCCCTACCTCCGGGCCAAGGAAGAGGAGGAACTTGGCTATCGGATTCTTTCGGCCGGGTATCGCATCACCGTTCTGATGGTGCCGATGATCCGGCATACGACGGTGCCCCGGGAGAGCGCACGGCGTCTGCTCCGTTCCTTGAACCATGGCTTTTTCCTGGGCCGGGGACAAGCGGCCAGGGTGCTTCTGTCTGCGGGGCAAGCCAGAGCCGCCTTCCATGGATTGGACCGGGTTCTGATGGTCCTGGGACACCTCCTCCTTGGGGTCGTCGCCGTCGGTTTGTGGGTGAGGGGGATCGAATGGGCCGGGATGGCCTGGCTCGGGGTCTCGGCAGTTGCTTTCATCGCGCTGGTCATTCGGGGGAGGAGCCTGCGGCGGGCCGCTTATTACTTGGTGGAATGGGTGGTCCAGGGAGGCTGTCTCGTGCCAGGGCTCCTGATGATTCAACGCTCACCCGCCTCCTTTCGGTGGGAGGGAGAGGAAGAGGTGCCGGCGGCAAAGCAGTCGGAGAAGCTACCACGGGTTCTCCTGATCGGCCCCCGCCCCGAGCCGCCGTTCCTGGGGGGTGTTGAGAAGGGAGTGGATCTGCTTCTGGGGAGCGACCTGGCCGCGCGGACGTCGATGCGGGTCTTCGACACCTACCGCGTGCATGATCCGCATCGCTCGCTTGCCGAGAGGATCGCCTACATGTACGGCCGGATCCGGGCGCTGCGGCGCGATCTGGCGGACCACCCGGTCGACCTTGTTCACGTCAAGACAAGCAGCGGCGTCAATTTTCATCAGAACGCGCTCTACGCCTGGACCGCCCGCCGTCAGGGCCTTCCTGTCGTCCTGCAGATCCACAGCGGCCGGTTCGAAACTTTCTTCCGGCGCAGTCCGGCCCTCCTTCGAGCCTGGATTCGATGGACGCTGCGGTGCACGACCCGGGTTGTGGTTCTCTCGCGAGGCTGGGCTGACCGCATCGCCGCCATCGCCCCGCCCGCCCGCCTCTCAGTTGTTCCCAATGGACTGGATGACGCAGAAATGGCGTTGCTTCGCCAGAGCGGCGATTTCCGATCGCCGCAGGTGCTCTTCCTCGGGACCGGGAACGCGGCGTTGAATCGCGACAAGGGGCTTGAGGATCTCCTGCACGTACTTCCCGGCGTCGCTCGAAGCCATCCGGAGACCCGGTGGGTTCTGGCCGGACTGGATGACCCCGGGGCGGTCCGCGCGCGCCTCGAGGCCGAGGGGATCGCGGCGTCGGGATCCGGGCCCCGGGTACGGTGCCTGGAACGCGTCGCCGGCGACGAGAGACTGGCGCTACTCTCCGAAAGCACCGTCCTGGTCCTCCCCTCCTATTTCGAGAACATGCCCAACGTCCTCCTGGAGGCGATGGCCGCCGGGCTGGGCGTGGTGGCCACCGATGTCGGGGCGATTCCCGAAATGCTCGGGTATGGGGAAGGCGGGTTGCTGGTTCCGCCTGGAAATCGATCCGCCCTGGCCGGGGCGCTCGATCGACTTCTTGCTTCTCCCGCCCGGGTTCGCACCCAAGCCAGGCGGAATAGAGAAACGGTCGTCAGCCAGTACTCGATGCGGGTGATGCAGGAGCGGCTCGAAGAGGTTTACCGGGCGGCTGCGGGATGGCCTCCCTCTCGCCGCAATCCGGCTTCGGGGGCGGTCGTAGCCTTCGACGCGGAAAGCGGGCCTCGGCCCGCCGTTCCCTTCTCCGGTCAGCCGGTGGCCAAGCCATGAGGCCGGACGCCCTGCCGCGTTCGAGTTCCACCACCGACACCCGGACCGGGCTGATCGCCACCGCGGCACGACCCTGGGTTTTCGTCACCTGGTATCCCTACTGTCGCCGAAGCGACGTCCTGGCGGAGCAGATCGGCGCGCGCTCCCACCTGGTTCATTATCTGAAGTTCAAGGTCCCCTACCAGGCTCCGTTGAAATACTTCCTCCAGGCCTTGCGTACCCTGTGGCTTGTGATGCGCGCTCGTCCCTCGCTGGTCCTGGTGGCGAATCCGCCCGTCATCGCGCCCATGGTTGTCTGGCTCGTCTCGACACTGATGCGATATCGGTACGTCATCGACGCCCACTCGGGCGCCTTCCAGCACACGAGATGGATGTGGTCTCTGCCTCTTCAGCGTTTCCTGACCCGGCGGGCCCTCGCCACCATCGTCACGAACGATCATATGGGCGGGATCGTTGGGTCCTGGGGTGGGAAGGCTGTGAAGGTTCAGGATCTGGCCCTGCCGCTCGATCCGGGCGGACGCTCGACCCCTTCCGGACGATTCCATGTGGTGTACGTCTGCACCCATTCTGTCGATGAGCCGGTCGCGGCGGTGGTGGAAGCGGCGCGCCGCCTTCCAGACGTGAGATTCTCCTTCACGGGAGATCCCTCGTACGCTCCCAGAGGGTTCCGGGAAGGACTCCCGTCCAACGTCCGATTGACGGGTTTCGTCCCGGAGGAGGACTACCTGGCCCTGCTGCGCGGAGCCGACGCCATCCTGGTTCTGACCAGCGAGGACCACACGATGCAGAGGGGAGGGTACGAAGCCGTGGCGCTCGAGAAGCCCTTGATCACGTCGGACTGGCCGCTCCTTCGAGAGGTCTTCAGCCGAGGCACGCTGCACGTCGACAACAGCGCGGCGGGGATCGCGGCGGCGGTGCGCCTCATCCAGTCCGATGGGGCGGCGCTCCAGCGGGAAATCCGGTTGCTCAAGGACGAGCGCAGGCGGATTTCCACGGCCCAGGTGCAAGCGCTTCGAGATCTCTGCCGCGATGCGGTCGAGCGGGGCCGGACGATATGAGAATCGTGGTCATGGGCCTGGGGTACGTCGGGACGGTCTGCGCCGGTTGCCTCGCCCGGGACGGTTTCGAGGTGATCGGCATCGACGTCAACGAGGGGAAAGTCCGCGCCATTCAGGACGGCCGGACGCCGGTACTGGAACCGGGCCTGGACGAGCTGATCCGGGAGGGACGCCGCACCGGGGGCCTTCGGGCGGCCACCAGGCTCGACGCAGGCGCGCGGGAGGCGGACGCATTCCTGGTGGCGGTCGGGACCCCCTCCTCGGCAAACGGCTCGTCCGATCTGACCCATCTCCTCCGGGCCCTGTCCGACGTGGGCGATGCGGTCCGGGGAGTGGAGAAGTTCCAGGTCGTCAGCGTTCGGAGCACGGTCCCTCCAGGCACGATTCGCGGAAGGGTCATCCCCCTCGTCGAGACGAGGAGCGAACGGAAGGTGGGGGAGGGCCTCGGGATAGCCATGAATCCGGAGTTTCTGCGGGAAGGAACCTCGATCAGGGACTACGACTCGGCTCCCTTCGACCTGTGCGGTGCCAACGACGATCGGACGGCCGATGTGGTCCGGGCGCTCTATGCGAGCCGGAACCGACCGTTCAAGGCGACGAGCCTGGAGACGGCCGAACTGGCCAAATACGTCAACAATGCCTTCCACGCGCTCAAGGTCGCGTTCGCCAATGAAATCGGGCGGCTGGGACACGCTCGCGGAGTGGACAGCATGGAGGTCATGCGGTTGCTCTGCGAAGATAGAAGGCTGAATATCTCGCCGGCCTACCTGCGTCCCGGGATGGCATTCGGCGGCTCCTGCCTCCCCAAGGATCTCCGCGCGCTCGCCTACGAGGCGAAACGCGCGGACGTCAGCGTGCCGCTCCTGGACGCCGTGCTGGAGAGCAACGAGGTCCACCTGAGGGCGGCGACCAACCGGATTCTTTCATTCGGCCGGCCCAGGACCGCGCTCGTAGGGCTGAGCTTCAAGGCCGGGACCGACGACCTGCGCGAAAGCCCGATGGTCCGGCTCGTGGAAAACCTCCTGGGGAAGGGTGTGCCGGTCCGGATCTTCGATGCGAATGTCCGGCTCTCCTCCCTGGTCGGAGCCAACAGAGATTTCATCGAACGCGAGATTCCACACATCGGGTCCCTTCTGGTCGAGACTCTCGAGGGCGCGCTCCGGGACGCGGAGGTCGTGGTCATCGGCACCGACGATCCGGGGGTGGATCGCATCCCGACCATGCTGACGAAGGAGCAGACTCTCATCGATCTCTTCGGGCGCCTGGCCCAGGACGGCCGGACGAAGCCGGGAGGCATCTGCTGGTGAACGCGGTCACGGTGATACGCGACCGGTGGACCAGCGGATTCCGCCGGCTTGAGACGATCGAAATCTCGTCCCGGATTGTCGTGGCCTCAGGAGCGACACTCTTTGCCCTGTTGGCGGGAACGGCCGCCATCCTCCGGCTCCGGTCGATTAAATATCTCGCTGCGTTGATTTTCGCCGGCCTGGTGGTCGCCTTTTTCCTGGCCCTGCGCCGGAGGTACGAGTTCCTGCTCTCCTGCGTCGGATTCACGATGCCGTATTTCGTCCAGATAATTCTCATTGACCGCGATCGAAGTGTCCTGGCCGTCAGCGGAACCCTCCTGGTCACCGCCGCACTGGCCCTGGTGGGGCTGGTGACCGGGCAGATCGACAAGGCGAGGCCCCTTTTCGAGCCACGCGTTTCAGTGCCGATGTTGCTGTTCATCTTTGCGGGATTGCTCTCCATGGTGAACACCACGGATCGGACCCTCTCCTTCGTTGCCCTCGCTCAGGAACTGGAAATGCTGTTCATCTTTCTAGTGCTGCTGAACGCGATTAGGAACGAGGAGCACCTGCTGATCTTCTTGCGTGGGCTCTATCTTGGATTCGCCATCCAATGCGCGATTTATGTATTTCAGAACATTCTGGGGTTCTCCTTCGATGTTCTTGGCAACGAGAAGATGGTGGGAGCCACCGATGTCGAAGCCGGGAAGATCGGCAGCCAGCGGGGGACCTTCGGCAATGCCCCCGCCACGGCGGGGCTCTACTTTTCGTTGATGACTCTTTCGCTGACCGGAATCTACTTGTGTCGGCG contains:
- a CDS encoding glycosyltransferase → MRPDALPRSSSTTDTRTGLIATAARPWVFVTWYPYCRRSDVLAEQIGARSHLVHYLKFKVPYQAPLKYFLQALRTLWLVMRARPSLVLVANPPVIAPMVVWLVSTLMRYRYVIDAHSGAFQHTRWMWSLPLQRFLTRRALATIVTNDHMGGIVGSWGGKAVKVQDLALPLDPGGRSTPSGRFHVVYVCTHSVDEPVAAVVEAARRLPDVRFSFTGDPSYAPRGFREGLPSNVRLTGFVPEEDYLALLRGADAILVLTSEDHTMQRGGYEAVALEKPLITSDWPLLREVFSRGTLHVDNSAAGIAAAVRLIQSDGAALQREIRLLKDERRRISTAQVQALRDLCRDAVERGRTI
- a CDS encoding alginate lyase family protein, which translates into the protein MRRLSGRAVRYSRKVRNRRRASHLTDAALLSALAAPLSSVTDLVARRRECDPLVPASSRCAATAGILRDEAPGACEAILRAARSVAEGTFDLLGSGPVRLGPNPDWHVDFKSGRRWDRAAYSLDIVQTHDQGHDIKVPWELARLQHLPTLGMGSALSDDTGFRERAVSQIASFVAENPVYRGVNWNCSMDVAIRAAQILAAEGYLRGAGDDRFWAELLKSLLLHARFILDNLEDGPVRGNHYLSNLAGLFLCGLGLPEFRETAGWTEFARERLVAEMQRQVTEDGLDYEASLPYHALVTEIFLFPALLASEKGSGFPRPYLERLEKMLEAVAILIRPDGTLPQIGDNDDGRFLIFSQYHRPRRDWRPLLALGAYLYRRAGWLSLAGDAWVEGAWVLGEPFLRWRKSLQASAAVPDFRCHAFPEAGIYQLGAGSIQMVVDAGSVGQRNNGSHAHNDTLAFDLFAFGREVLPDRGTGTYSPDLSQRNRFRSTRAHNTIQVDDAETNPFPDEPFRLIPADSPRVLRWRLGKQYAYMQAEHFAYRRLPAAVVHRRSILLDRASGIFQIEDWLKGRGRHRFLASFHLAPGWSVTSGAEGWTARSPKEGPTLSLRWKRPPEEARVRVEDDLHSPSYGVTVKAPTVRVEWEGEAPCRIRYALVIEEGTKP
- a CDS encoding DUF5989 family protein, with protein sequence MEKVQFCAEFWDFLKVRKKWWLAPIIVLCVFLGILMVLTHASALAPFIYTIF
- a CDS encoding helix-turn-helix domain-containing protein; translated protein: MQRESAGETDVILTSREARQLLKIGKTKLHELTRRRLIPAYRIGGGKTSGLRYCRRDLLAWLYQQRVGG
- a CDS encoding nucleotide sugar dehydrogenase, which translates into the protein MRIVVMGLGYVGTVCAGCLARDGFEVIGIDVNEGKVRAIQDGRTPVLEPGLDELIREGRRTGGLRAATRLDAGAREADAFLVAVGTPSSANGSSDLTHLLRALSDVGDAVRGVEKFQVVSVRSTVPPGTIRGRVIPLVETRSERKVGEGLGIAMNPEFLREGTSIRDYDSAPFDLCGANDDRTADVVRALYASRNRPFKATSLETAELAKYVNNAFHALKVAFANEIGRLGHARGVDSMEVMRLLCEDRRLNISPAYLRPGMAFGGSCLPKDLRALAYEAKRADVSVPLLDAVLESNEVHLRAATNRILSFGRPRTALVGLSFKAGTDDLRESPMVRLVENLLGKGVPVRIFDANVRLSSLVGANRDFIEREIPHIGSLLVETLEGALRDAEVVVIGTDDPGVDRIPTMLTKEQTLIDLFGRLAQDGRTKPGGICW
- a CDS encoding carbamoyltransferase, whose product is MNILGISAFYHDSAACLIQDGRLVAAASEERFTRKKHDEGFPHEAIQYCLRAGKIAAKDLDYVGFYDKPFLKFERLLSTYLSTFPRGFRSFSKAMPVWLKEKLWIPQRIRKELNYEGKILYTEHHLSHAASAFLVSPFKEAAILTVDGVGEWATASYGVGRDLEIDLFKEIRFPHSLGLLYSAFTYYLGFKVNSAEYKVMGLAPYGVPRYVDQVKKLIEIKDDGSFELDMSYFSYHHGLKMTNGRFADLFGGPPRDPESKLDQKQKDIAASVQKVTEEVMLKMASYLHRETRMENLCMAGGVALNCVANGRILREGPFKDLFIQPAAGDAGGALGVAAYINHSLLGNPRTIRMDDAYLGPEYGEEEILETLKRYGAPYRRLERDELVRQVAALIEGQTVIGWFQGRMEFGPRALGSRSILADARNPENKDVVNLKIKFRESFRPFAPSVLEEKIGEYFEIDRPSPYMLLVAPVREGKRVIPSVTHVDHSARIQSISRGQNALYYDLIREFESRTGVPVIINTSFNVRGEPIVCSPEDAYRCFMRTHMDYLAMGPYLLDKKSQPPLKEDKDWREEFQLD
- a CDS encoding glycosyltransferase, which gives rise to MAIARNEERTIGSCISATRRGLSSVGGGEVLLVDSASSDRTVERALREGCRVFRIRKASRICPAAARWIGASLTRSRYLLFLDGDCELEEGFLPEAVAAMEADPTLGVVAGQRKDYYLTQEGSVPASVEYYQDRRSANDRRHAYGGCALYRRTALEAAGSFNPYLRAKEEEELGYRILSAGYRITVLMVPMIRHTTVPRESARRLLRSLNHGFFLGRGQAARVLLSAGQARAAFHGLDRVLMVLGHLLLGVVAVGLWVRGIEWAGMAWLGVSAVAFIALVIRGRSLRRAAYYLVEWVVQGGCLVPGLLMIQRSPASFRWEGEEEVPAAKQSEKLPRVLLIGPRPEPPFLGGVEKGVDLLLGSDLAARTSMRVFDTYRVHDPHRSLAERIAYMYGRIRALRRDLADHPVDLVHVKTSSGVNFHQNALYAWTARRQGLPVVLQIHSGRFETFFRRSPALLRAWIRWTLRCTTRVVVLSRGWADRIAAIAPPARLSVVPNGLDDAEMALLRQSGDFRSPQVLFLGTGNAALNRDKGLEDLLHVLPGVARSHPETRWVLAGLDDPGAVRARLEAEGIAASGSGPRVRCLERVAGDERLALLSESTVLVLPSYFENMPNVLLEAMAAGLGVVATDVGAIPEMLGYGEGGLLVPPGNRSALAGALDRLLASPARVRTQARRNRETVVSQYSMRVMQERLEEVYRAAAGWPPSRRNPASGAVVAFDAESGPRPAVPFSGQPVAKP